The following coding sequences are from one Rutidosis leptorrhynchoides isolate AG116_Rl617_1_P2 chromosome 11, CSIRO_AGI_Rlap_v1, whole genome shotgun sequence window:
- the LOC139876729 gene encoding caffeoylshikimate esterase-like, which produces MEVEYQEEYIKNSRGVQLFTCRWLPLCSPKALVFLCHGYGMECSVFMRGCGTKLASYGYAVFGIDYEGHGRSMGPRCYIKKFDNIVSDCCNYFKLISRKDEYKNKKRFLYGESMGGAVALLAHKKEASFWHGAILVAPMCKISEKVKPHPMVINILTRVEDVIPRWKIVPTKDVIDAAFKDPIKREEIRGNKLIYQEKPRLKTALELLRTSMHLEDTLNEVTFPFFVLHGEADTVTDPEISKALYDQASSNDKTIKLYPGMWHGLTAGETDDNIDIVFGDIISWLDKRSSDELTTATTHDNTTAIVSRHQSIHRDCDQGRHVCVPKVPLHSAM; this is translated from the exons ATGGAGGTTGAATATCAAGAG GAGTATATAAAAAATTCAAGAGGAGTTCAGCTCTTCACTTGTAGATGGCTACCTCTTTGTTCACCAAAAGCCCTTGTCTTCCTCTGCCATG GTTATGGCATGGAATGTAGTGTCTTCATGAGAGG ATGTGGGACAAAGCTTGCGAGCTACGGGTATGCAGTGTTTGGAATAGATTATGAAGGGCACGGGCGGTCTATGGGGCCACGTTGTTACATCAAGAAGTTTGATAACATCGTTAGCGATTGCTGCAACTACTTCAAACTAATTTCTA GAAAAGACGAATACAAAAACAAGAAAAGATTTTTATATGGAGAATCAATGGGTGGTGCAGTTGCTCTTCTTGCACATAAAAAAGAAGCCAGTTTCTGGCATGGTGCCATTCTTGTTGCTCCAATGTGTAAG ATATCTGAGAAGGTAAAGCCTCACCCAATGGTGATAAATATACTAACAAGAGTAGAAGATGTGATTCCTAGATGGAAGATTGTTCCTACAAAAGATGTCATTGATGCTGCCTTTAAAGACCCGATTAAGAGAGAAGAG ATACGTGGGAACAAATTGATTTATCAAGAAAAACCCAGGCTCAAAACAGCTCTTGAATTGCTTAGAACTAGTATGCATCTTGAAGACACCTTAAATGAG GTAACATTCCCTTTCTTCGTGTTGCATGGAGAAGCAGATACAGTGACAGATCCAGAAATAAGCAAGGCTTTGTATGATCAAGCAAGCAGTAACGACAAAACCATAAAATTATACCCTGGAATGTGGCACGGATTGACAGCTGGCGAGACTGACGACAACATTGATATCGTGTTTGGTGACATCATTTCTTGGCTCGACAAACGATCTAGTGACGAACTTACGACTGCTACTACCCATGACAATACAACCGCCATTGTATCACGTCATCAATCCATACATCGAGATTGTGATCAAGGCCGCCATGTTTGTGTGCCAAAAGTTCCGCTGCATTCCGCCATGTAA
- the LOC139877579 gene encoding outer envelope pore protein 16-4, chloroplastic: METEWYNDVPCSSVAVESIISVGTAGLIWGSCAGSYDAKKLGLTGIDRASFVGKTVGKYGFQCGLFAGIFSFTRCGMRRYRNKSDWVNALVAGGVAGAAIGAGTRNWKQVAVMTAFLSGFCAIADQSRAI, encoded by the exons ATGGAGACGGAGTGGTACAACGATGTTCCGTGTTCTTCGGTCGCCGTCGAATCCATCATTAGCGTCGGAACT GCCGGATTAATTTGGGGCTCATGTGCTGGATCATATGATGCCAAAAAATTAG GGCTGACAGGCATTGATCGTGCTTCTTTCGTG GGCAAGACTGTTGGTAAATATGGGTTTCAATGCG GACTCTTTGCTGGAATTTTTTCGTTTACGCGATGTGGCATGCGAAGATACCGTAATAAGAGTGATTGG GTGAATGCTTTAGTAGCAGGCGGGGTTGCAGGGGCGGCCATTGGTGCTGGAACTCGAAACTGGAAACAAGTTGCAGTGATGACCGCTTTTCTTTCTGGATTTTGCGCTATTGCCGACCAATCAAGAGCAATCTGA
- the LOC139877002 gene encoding large ribosomal subunit protein eL22y-like translates to MSRAAAAKGGKKKTVTFVIDCGKPVEDKIMEIASLEKFLQERIKVGGKAGNLGDTVSISREKNKISVTADSNFSKRYLKYLTKKYLKKHNVRDWLRVISSNKDRNVYELRYFNIAENEGEDED, encoded by the exons ATGAGTCGAGCAGCAGCAGCCAAAGGCGGGAAAAAGAAGACCGTAACGTTCGTTATCGATTGCGGTAAGCCTGTTGAGGATAAAATCATGGAAATTGCATCACTTGAGAAATTTCTTCAGGAACGAATTAAAGTTGGTGGTAAAGCTGGTAATCTCGGTGACACTGTGTCAATTTCTCGCGAGAAAAACAAAATCTCGGTTACTGCTGATAGTAACTTCTCCAAAAG GTATCTTAAATACCTCACTAAGAAGTACTTGAAGAAGCACAATGTGAGGGACTGGCTTCGCGTCATCTCTTCCAACAAGGATCGCAATGTTTATGAGCTACGATACTTTAACATTGCTGAAAATGAAGGTGAAGACGAAGATTAA
- the LOC139877075 gene encoding magnesium/proton exchanger, which produces MEKACEKGYFIFHFETSLGNGFRAFLYILALAYCFIGLSAITARFFKSMEHVVQQTRMVVDNNNYRYEKVWNYTIADITLLAFGTSFPQISLATIDSIRNIGKLNAGGLGPGTLVGSAAFDLFPIHAVCVVVPKAGELKKISDLGVWIVELFWSFWAYIWLYIILEIWSPNVITFWEALLTVLQFGLLLLHAYAQDKRWPYVSLPLARSERPEEWVPAEISSRKKDLSIQDNDNRDNGIADIFSIHEINEDGSTYQHLPISDPDSTDKHFDGTDIYAESSFISVWQQQFVDALMMERAKLRKSNDVGLNVGSVLWHVLVAPWRLLFAFVPPYQIAHGWIAFICSLCFISGIAYIVTLLTDLISCVTGINGYVIAFTALASGTSWPDLVASKIAAERQTTADSAIANITCSNSVNIYVGIGVPWLIDTAYNLIAYGEPLHIENAKGLSFSLLVFFSTSVGCISVLILRRIVFGGELGGPRVWAWITCVYFMLLWVIFVVLSSLKVSGII; this is translated from the exons ATGGAAAAGGCATGCGAAAAAGGATATTTTATATTTCATTTTGAAACTTCACTAGGAAATGGATTTCGTGCATTTTTGTATATTTTAGCACTTGCTTATTGTTTTATTGGTTTATCAGCTATAACTGCAAGGTTTTTTAAGTCTATGGAACACGTTGTTCAACAAACTCGAATGGtagttgataataataattatagatatGAAAAAGTATGGAATTATACGATTGCAGATATAACTTTGTTAGCTTTTGGAACTAGCTTTCCACAAATTTCGTTGGCTACTATTGACTCGATTCGAAATATTGGGAAACTTAATGCTGGAG GATTAGGCCCTGGAACACTTGTTGGTTCTGCAGCATTTGATCTGTTTCCTATTCATGCGGTTTGTGTGGTTGTCCCTAAAGCTGGAGAACTGAAAAAGATTTCGGATTTGGGAGTTTGGATAGTTGAACTGTTTTGGTCCTTCTGGGCTTATATTTGGCTCTACATTATCTTAGAG ATATGGAGTCCAAATGTTATCACTTTTTGGGAGGCATTATTAACAGTGTTGCAATTTGGGTTGTTACTGTTACATGCTTATGCACAAGACAAGCGTTGGCCTTACGTATCTCTTCCCTT AGCGAGATCAGAAAGACCAGAAGAATGGGTACCAGCCGAGATATCTTCACGCAAAAAAGATTTATCTATTCAAGATAATGATAATCGAGATAACGGGATCGCAGATATTTTTTCCATCCATGAAATAAATGAAGATG GTTCCACATATCAACATCTGCCTATAAGTGATCCAGATTCTACTGATAAACATTTTGATGGAACAGACATTTATGCAGAATCTAGTTTTATCTCAGTTTGGCAGCAACAGTTCGTGGATGCACTTATG ATGGAAAGAGCAAAATTGAGGAAATCAAATGACGTTGGGCTTAATGTGGGGAGCGTTTTATGGCATGTTCTTGTTGCTCCATGGCGACTTCTATTTGCGTTTGTACCTCCGTATCAGATTGCTCATGGGTGGATTGCTTTTATCTGCTCTTTGTGTTTCATTAGTGGAATTGCTTACATTGTTACATTGCTTACAGACCTAATCAGTTGTGTTACAG GAATAAACGGTTACGTGATAGCATTCACTGCATTGGCAAGTGGAACGTCGTGGCCGGATTTAGTGGCAAGTAAGATTGCTGCTGAAAGACAAACAACTGCAGATTCTGCCATTGCAAACATTACTTGCAG TAACTCAGTGAACATATATGTGGGAATTGGGGTTCCATGGCTAATTGACACAGCTTATAACTTAATAGCATATGGTGAACCTTTGCATATCGAGAATGCAAAAGGGCTAAGTTTCTCATTGCTCGTTTTCTTCTCAACGTCCGTTGGATGTATATCAGTTTTGATTCTTAGACGGATTGTTTTCGGTGGTGAGCTTGGAGGACCTCGGGTTTGGGCTTGGATTACCTGCGTCTATTTCATGTTGCTTTGGGTCATATTCGTCGTCTTATCCTCTCTTAAAGTTTCTGGCATCATTTGA
- the LOC139876319 gene encoding blue-light photoreceptor PHR2, whose translation MESPKPIDTSSEPNPDSSETQQPISPLQFTSLTLSLSTLLPTHFITPPKPTQIPKTLTLPTQTHLSSIHNLSLTTTSNLQSFLNPTKQFFKSTPSSNPLQTPLSLNPRRPSDPSNAVAGRRTSVVWFRNDLRVHDNECLSTANNESMSVLPVYIFDPRDYGKSKSGFDKTGPYRAAFLIESVLNLRKNLEARGSGLIVRIGKPETVIPELVKDVGADAVYAHREVSHDEVKGEEKIEMKLKDEGIEMKYYWGSTLYHVDDLPFKLDEMPTNYGGFREKVQGLKIRKTIDAIDQLRGLPVSGDVEHGEIPSLVDLGLNPTPTMNQAKATGNATLVGGESEALERLKKFASEFKAKPNKDDSTVYGANFSCKISPWLAMGCLSPRSMFDELKKSASRTISAAASNKKDGGGDAGMNWLMYELLWRDFFRFVTKKYSSAKQNNPAPVTACTGAVA comes from the exons ATGGAATCACCAAAACCCATTGACACGTCATCTGAACCCAACCCAGATTCTTCTGAAACCCAACAACCAATTTCACCTCTGCAATTCACTTCACTCACTCTTTCACTCTCAACTCTTCTCCCAACCCATTTCATCACCCCACCAAAACCCACCCAAatccccaaaaccctaaccctCCCAACCCAAACCCATCTCTCATCAATTCACAATCTTTCCTTAACAACCACCTCCAATCTACAATCTTTCCTTAACCCCACCAAACAATTTTTCAAATCAACCCCCTCTTCAAACCCTCTCCAAACCCCATTATCCCTAAACCCTCGCCGTCCTTCCGACCCGTCCAACGCCGTCGCCGGCCGCCGTACCTCCGTCGTCTGGTTCCGCAACGACCTCCGTGTCCACGATAACGAATGTCTCTCAACTGCAAACAACGAGTCAATGTCTGTCTTACCTGTTTACATTTTCGACCCGCGAGATTACGGTAAATCGAAATCAGGGTTTGATAAAACCGGCCCGTACCGGGCTGCGTTTTTGATAGAATCCGTGTTGAATTTACGGAAGAATTTGGAGGCGCGTGGGTCGGGTTTGATCGTTCGAATTGGGAAACCGGAAACCGTGATACCGGAGTTGGTTAAGGACGTTGGGGCCGATGCGGTTTACGCGCATAGAGAAGTGAGTCATGATGAGGTTAAAGGGgaagaaaagattgaaatgaagttAAAAGATGAAGGAATTGAGATGAAGTATTATTGGGGAAGTACATTGTATCATGTTGATGATTTACCGTTTAAATTGGATGAAATGCCTACGAATTACGGTGGATTTAGGGAAAAAGTTCAAGGATTGAAGATTAGGAAAACGATTGATGCGATCGATCAATTGAGAGGGTTGCCGGTTAGTGGTGATGTGGAGCATGGCGAGATTCCGTCTTTGGTTGATTTGGGACTTAATCCTACTCCTACTATGAATCAG GCAAAAGCGACTGGTAACGCTACGCTTGTTGGAGGTGAGAGTGAAGCGTTAGAACGGCTTAAAAAGTTTGCTTCTGAATTTAAAGCCAAACCTAATAAAGACGATAGCACCGTTTACGGTGCAAATTTTTCATGCAAAATCTCGCCGTGGCTTGCAATGGGATGTCTTTCTCCTCGTTCCATGTTTGACGAGTTAAAGAAGTCTGCTTCTAG AACGATTTCTGCTGCTGCGTCGAACAAGAAAGATGGTGGTGGTGATGCTGGGATGAATTGGCTGATGTATGAGCTTCTATGGAGGGATTTTTTCAG atttgtCACGAAGAAATACAGTTCTGCGAAACAAAATAATCCTGCTCCAGTCACAGCTTGTACAGGTGCAGTTGCATGA